The Etheostoma spectabile isolate EspeVRDwgs_2016 chromosome 24, UIUC_Espe_1.0, whole genome shotgun sequence genome contains a region encoding:
- the slitrk6 gene encoding SLIT and NTRK-like protein 6, translating to MISQTEMLPCILFIGLFLTAARSQDIHPLQASSSISESCDSLCSCEEKDGILYLNCEQRNISKISQIKVPSGVPFHLNLYKNDLVELRAEEMEGLKNALSLHIGGNSIQELEPGVFSTLGSLKKLHINSNFLITLKEDTFQGLVNLEFLQADTNFIRVIEPGAFNKLIRLKVLILNDNSIEFLPNNIFRFVPLTHLDLRGNKLQTLPYVGFLEHIGRIMELLLEDNDWVCDCDILHLKIWMENMRAQSAIGDVVCSTPHHLKGTILAKVKRDVLCPSHADINLEEPSKSLDMVVTPSSKVSQSPKLIDAKDDAKVPTPSHIPGSPCVEHCSCHNHPVAGFLMHCQDRGIQKVSDIGILQQSPTKLVMTGNMIQKLLKYDFVTYDSLELLNLANNRIDYIDNETFLSLGSLKKLYLNGNRIEKLFSTMFMGLHNLEYLYLEYNLIKEIAPGTFNPLPNLKLLSLNNNLLSSLPAQIFRNVPLTKLNLRKNLLMHLPVSNVLDQLVSLEQIYLEDNPWDCSCDLLSLKQWVEKLRKETVVGSILCHTPKKVMQAELRSLRHEMLCAGLGTYHPMSPGWEESVTATLGPDSPGKDLFSSLTNTVPLSVLILSLLMFVLMIIFCSAGLVVFVVHRRRRRAKKKAAEEQPRENSSSSPIHLHYSMYGQKTTHHTLTQRTGSAALYEERSHSPIVQICRNPTYCSQHKEHDADLDYGLEEPIAKHHVCRSIMEKENTSPLTGNPCLKFRPMTGECPAEFVTLGNPNSLYRNILEREKELQQLGITEYLRKNMPQLQSAVDMQVPGHQEELKLMETIMYSRPRKVMLEQTQNEYFELKANLHTEPDYLEVLEHQTAFN from the exons ATG ATATCTCAGACCGAAATGCTGCCCTGCATCCTTTTCATCGGCTTGTTTCTCACTGCGGCCCGATCCCAAGACATCCATCCCTTGCAGGCATCATCCTCTATAAGTGAGTCTTGTGACTCCTTGTGCTCCTGCGAGGAAAAAGATGGCATTCTTTATCTCAACTGTGAGCAGAGAAACATCAGCAAAATCTCCCAAATCAAAGTCCCATCAGGTGTGCCCTTCCATCTGAACCTTTACAAAAACGACTTAGTTGAGCTCCGCGCCGAGGAAATGGAAGGGCTTAAAAATGCCCTTTCATTGCACATTGGGGGTAATAGCATTCAAGAGCTGGAACCAGGGGTCTTTAGCACTCTCGGTTCACTGAAAAAGCTACATATAAATAGCAATTTCCTCATCACTCTGAAAGAGGACACTTTTCAAGGCCTGGTGAATTTGGAGTTTCTCCAAGCTGACACAAATTTCATTCGGGTCATCGAGCCTGGGGCCttcaacaaactgatccgccTCAAGGTCCTCATCCTCAATGATAATTCCATCGAGTTTTTACCCAACAACATTTTCCGGTTCGTGCCCCTCACCCACCTAGACTTACGTGGCAACAAGCTCCAGACGCTGCCTTATGTCGGATTTTTGGAGCACATCGGACGGATAATGGAACTTCTCCTGGAAGACAATGACTGGGTCTGTGACTGTGATATTTTGCATCTAAAAATCTGGATGGAGAACATGAGGGCCCAGTCGGCAATCGGGGATGTGGTCTGCAGCACACCACATCACCTTAAGGGGACCATTCTGGCTAAAGTCAAACGGGATGTTCTATGCCCGTCCCATGCAGATATTAACCTGGAGGAGCCGTCAAAGTCACTGGATATGGTTGTTACTCCCTCATCTAAAGTGTCTCAGAGTCCCAAGTTGATCGACGCCAAAGATGATGCAAAGGTACCGACACCGTCTCACATTCCCGGCAGTCCTTGTGTTGAGCATTGTTCTTGTCACAATCACCCTGTGGCTGGGTTTTTGATGCATTGTCAAGACAGAGGAATTCAAAAGGTATCAGATATCGGAATACTCCAGCAAAGCCCTACTAAACTGGTCATGACAGGAAACATGATTCAGAAACTCTTGAAGTATGATTTTGTTACATATGATAGTTTAGAATTGCTCAACTTGGCGAACAATAGAATTGATTACATTGATAATGAAACTTTCCTCAGCTTGGGCAGTTtgaaaaaactgtatttgaatgGCAACAGAATTGAAAAACTGTTCTCCACAATGTTCATGGGTCTACACAACCTTGAATACCTGTATCTGGAATACAACCTTATCAAAGAGATTGCTCCAGGCACATTTAATCCCCTGCCAAACCTGAAGCTGTTGTCATTAAATAACAACTTGCTCAGCTCTCTTCCAGCACAGATATTTCGCAATGTGCCCCTCACCAAATTAAACCTGAGGAAAAATCTACTTATGCACCTGCCAGTGAGCAACGTGCTTGATCAACTCGTCTCTCTGGAGCAGATTTATTTAGAGGACAACCCCTGGGACTGCAGCTGTGACTTGCTCAGCCTCAAACAATGGGTGGAGAAACTCAGAAAGGAGACAGTGGTGGGTTCCATTTTGTGTCACACCCCAAAGAAAGTGATGCAGGCTGAACTCCGAAGCCTCCGTCATGAGATGCTCTGCGCCGGATTAGGGACCTACCACCCTATGTCCCCAGGTTGGGAGGAGAGCGTGACGGCCACTCTTGGGCCTGACAGCCCTGGCAAAGATTTGTTTAGCTCACTCACGAACACTGTTCCACTCTCTGTGCTCATCCTAAGCCTTCTTATGTTTGTCCTCATGATTATATTCTGCTCAGCCGGATTGGTGGTGTTTGTGGTGCACCGGAGGCGCAGAAGGgcaaagaaaaaagcagcagaggagcagccaAGAGAAAACAGCAGCAGTAGTCCCATTCACTTACATTACAGCATGTACGGGCAGAAAACTACACACCACACTCTGACACAAAGAACAGGGTCCGCCGCTCTGTACGAAGAGAGATCCCATAGTCCTATTGTGCAGATCTGTCGCAACCCCACCTACTGCTCCCAGCACAAGGAGCATGACGCAGATTTGGATTACGGCCTTGAGGAACCCATTGCCAAGCATCACGTCTGCCGGAGTatcatggagaaggagaacacGTCTCCACTCACAGGAAACCCCTGCTTAAAGTTCCGACCCATGACTGGAGAGTGCCCCGCAGAGTTCGTCACACTCGGGAACCCCAACTCCTTGTACAGGAACATCctggagagggagaaggagctgcagcagcttgGAATAACGGAGTACCTTAGGAAAAACATGCCCCAGCTTCAGTCTGCTGTAGACATGCAGGTCCCGGGACACCAGGAGGAGCTAAAGCTAATGGAGACAATAATGTACTCAAGACCACGCAAGGTCATGCTTGAGCAAACTCAGAACGAGTACTTTGAACTTAAGGCTAACTTGCATACTGAGCCAGACTACTTGGAGGTTCTGGAGCATCAAACTGCATTTAACTGA